AGCGTCGGGGCGATCACGAGCATCCCCGGCGAACTCGACGACGTCGCCCTCGTCTGGTTCGACGCGCATCCTGACCTGCACACGCCGTCCACGTCGCCCTCTGGCGCCTATGCGGGCATGGCGCTGCGCGCAGCGCTCGGTGACCCGCACTCGCCACTCCCCGCTCGGCCGGGCCTCGCCCCGGATCGCGTCGTCCTCGTCGGCGCCCGTGCTGTCGATCCGGCCGAAGACACGCATCTGAGTGAGTCCGGCATCACGCGTCTCTCACCGGACGAACTGGCCACGGAGGGCGCTCTCACCCGCGCGGTCGCCGCGACCGGCGCATCCCGGGTCTACGTCCACGTCGACGTGGATGTGCTCGATCCGGCGCACCTCGCGGGTGTCTCGATGCCCGCGCCCTTCGGCGCCGAGGTCGCGCATCTGGTCACGGCGCTGCGTGATCTGCGATCCCAGACGACGCTCGTCGGCGCGACCGTCGCGGGCTTCGCGCCGCGCACGCGTGACGATGCTGTCGACGACCTGGGAGCGATTCTGCGGGTGATCGGCGCGCTCGCGTGACGGCCGCCCGCCACGACATCGCGCAGATCCATGCCGATGCGGCCGAGATCCTGGCGCAGGGACAACGAGCTGACCGGCGTCTCCCGGCCTTTCTCCTGCGCTCCCCGATCGCGCGTCTCGGCTATCTGTACGGCACCCTCGTCGGCTGGGTGTGGGGGTCTTTGTGGAGCACAGGACCGGTCGAGCGTCACCACGGCCTGTGGGTGTTCCGCGGCATGCCATCGTGGACCTTCGCGCGGGGCGGCGTCTGCGTCGGCGGATGCTTCCTCACCGGCGACGAAGAGCTCGATGATCGCGTGCTGAAGCACGAGGCGGTCCACAAGCAGCAATGGCTGCGCTACGGCATCCTGCTCCCGGTGCTGTACCTGTTCGCGGGCCGCAATCCGCTACGCAACCGCTTCGAGATCGAAGCAGGCCTCGAAGACGGGCGCTACCTCCCGCGACCGGCTCAGCGCGTGCGCAGCAGCCCGAAGCGCTCGGGCGCATAGATCGACGCCGGGTCGACGCCCAGCGTTTCCGTGAGGTGGTCGACGATGTCGGCTGTGCCGAGGAACCCGCCCAGTAGGGTGACGTGCGTCTCGACGCCGTCCTGCGAATCGGATGCTTCATCGTCGCGGCAGAGCATCTCACTTGCCCAGGCGTTCGCAGCACGCGCGACAGCCTGCCCCTGAGCGCAGGCGCGGCCTGTTCCGGGCGCGCCCGTGCGCATCGCGCGCGGCAGCCAGGTGACGGTCATGCGGGAAGGCACATCGATCGGCGCGATCGCGGTCGCATCCGGCACCTCGATGAAGATGCGACCCGAGGCGCACAGCGGAAGAGTAGCCAGCGTGGCCTGCAGCTCTGCGAGCGAACTCTCGTCAGCGGTGATCAGGTACTGAACCTTGGCGCGACGCGTGGCCCGGCGCTGAGCGCGGGCCGAGAGGCGGGAGGTTTCCGACGTGATCATGATGCGTTAACCATAACACCAAGCGAAGGCTTGCCTTACCTCATAGATCAGCCGATGAGAGTCTCCCCCAATGCCTCAAGCTCCGCGTCGCTCAGCCCCTGGGCACGCAGGTAGCCGATCGCAGACCCGAACTCGGTGTCGATGGCCGCGAGCAGCGCCCGCATGACAGGTGCGGGCGAGGCCGTCGCGAGCTCGATCGCATTCGGTGTGTCGAGATTGCGCGAGCGCATATAGGCGAGAACCTGCCGGTTCCGCTCTTCCGGAAGCAGCGACGCGGTGAGCGCATAGTCGTCGATGACCGCATCCCGATCCGCCCCCACGGCCGACAGTGCCAGCGCCACGGTCACACCCGTGCGGTCTTTCCCCACGGTGCAGTGCACGAGCGTGGACGGACTCGATCCGATGATGCGCATCGCGTCCACGAGCTTGGGCCCTGCCTGCTCGACCAGGTGACGATACATCTCCGTGAGACCCGCGTTCTCTGTGAAGAAGGAGGCCACCGACCCCACGAACAGCGGCAGGCGCGTCGTGGGAATGTCACGGATCGCACTGGGCTCACTGGACACCTCCATGTCGTCGCGGAGGTCGACGATGTGATGCACGCTGCCGTGCAGGAACTCACTGCCCGCGTCGGTCAGGCCCGCGAGCTGCCCGGAGCGGAACAGCACACCGTCACGAACGCGGGAGTTGCCGACCGCGATGCCACCGACGTCACGGAAGTTCGCGACCCCGGGAACGTCGAGGACGGTCATTTCGCCGCGCGCGGAGGCACCGGGTAGCGCCCTGCGATGACGATGCGGTTGAAGGAGTTGATCGAGACGCATGCCCAGCTGAGCGCCGCATACTCCTTCTCAGTGAAGACGCTGCCGACACGGTTGTACACGTCGTCGGGGATTCCGTCTTCACTGATGAAGGTGAAGGCCTCGGCGAGCTCGAGCGCCGCGCACTCGCGCTCGGAGAAGACGCCGGATTCGCGCCAGGCCGGCAGCTGCGTCAGCGTGTCCAGGTCGACGCCCGCCGCGACAGCACGGTCGACGTGGATCCGCACGCAGAAGGCGCAGCCGTTGAGCTGCGAGCAGTGGATCAGCACCAGCTCCTTGAGCCGGTCATCGATGCCGTTGGCCTTGCAGATGTCGTTGACGGTCTTGGAAAACGCATCCAGCGCCGCGTAGGCGGCGGGTTCGGTTCGAGACAGGTGCACGCGCTTCTCAGTCATATGCCCAGCCTACGACTCCGGATGCTGCGGAGCGGCGGTTGGGCGCGAACGCGCAACACCGCAACGCGCGCTCCCGGAAGACAGAAATGACCAGATGAACGGGCCAGGATTGAACAGAAAGCCAGGACGTTGCCGGGATTGCATTGGCATATTGCTCTCGCGTTTCACCGGCGCTGCGTTCTCGGAGCACAATGGTGACGTGTCCACTCTGACAGAGTTCTCCTTCCTCGACGCACAAGCGCAGGCCTTGGGCGTACCCGTCCCCCCGGTCGAGCGCCTCATGCTCACACTCGACGACGGCCGCACGCTCAGCGCGCTGCGATTCGGCGAGGGCACACCGCAGGTGACGCTTCTCCACGGCGCCGGCCTGAACGCACACACCTGGGACGCCACAGCGCTCGCGCTCGGCCTGCCGGCCCTTGCGATCGACCTGCCCGGACACGGCGACTCCTCGTGGCGTGACGATCTCGACTACTCCGCACCGGCGATCGCGCCCGACATCGCCGCGGCGCTGCGCACCTGGACCACCGTGCCGCAGGTGCTCGTGGGTCAGTCCTTGGGCGGTCTCACCGCCGCACGCGTCGCCGCGCAGCATCCCGACCTCGTTCGCGAGGTCATCGTCGTCGACATCACTCCCGGCATCGACACCAGCCACGGGCCGGCGATCCTGCGCGAGTTCTACGCCGGCCCCACCGACTTCGCTTCCCGCGACGACCTTGTCGAACGCGCACTCGCCTTCGGCATGGGCGGCTCGCGCGCCAACACCGAGCGCGGAGTCTTCCTCAACACGCGCGTCCGCGCCGACGGACGCGTGGAGTGGAAGCACCACCTCGCCCACCTCGCCGCGACGACGTTCGCTGCCGAGCCTGCGGCGAACGCCAACGCTCCCGTGCTCCGCGCCGAGGGCTGGGACGACCTCGCCGCCGTGCGCGCGCCGCTCACCCTCGTGCGGGCCGCGCAGGGATTCGTGACAGAGACCGACGCCGAGGAATACCAGCGCCGCCTTCCCGGTTCCCAGGTGGTGGTGTTCGACGCACCGCACAACGTCCAGGAGACAGCTCCCCGAGCACTCGCCGACCTGGCGCGGACGCGCCTCAGCGCCGCAGTCGACACGTCTCTATGACGCCGCATTCCGACGGCCCCACCGGCCGTCGGCCACGCCCCTAAGCTCGTCCCACACAGTCACACGCAGCACCGCACGACCCCCGCATCGAGAGGACGCACGTCATGCTCCGCCGCTCCACAGGCCTCACTCTGCTCGCCGGCATCGCCGCAGCCGCGGTCATCCTGACCGCCTGCACCAGCGCGCCCGCGCCATCCCCGACCGCGACGTCGACCGGAACACCCGACCCGGACGCGACGATCACGGTCGGTCTGGTCCTTGAGCCCACCAACCTCGACATCCGCCGCACCAGCGGCGCCGCCCTCGAGCAGATCCTCATCGACAACATCTACGAGGGCCTGGTCACACGTACGCAGGACAACGAGATCGAGCCGAGACTCGCCTCCGACTACACGGTCTCCCCCGACGGGCTCACCTACTCGTTCACGTTGAACGAGGGTGTGACGTTCCACAGTGGCACGGCACTCACCTCCGCCGACGTCGTGGCCTCGTTCCAGGCCGTGAAGGACGATCCCACGCTCCAGGGCAATGCCGACTTCGCACAGGTCGCGACGATCGCCGCGCCGGATGCGGCCACCGTCGAGATCACCCTGACCGAGCCGAACCAGAACTTCCTGTTCGCTCTGACCGGGCCCGGCGGCCTCGTCTTCCAGACGGGAGACACCACGGACCTGAAGACGGCAGAGAACGGCACCGGCCCCTTCACGCTCTCTCGCTGGAACAAGGGCAGCACGATCACGTTCGCAAGAAACGACACCTACTGGGGTGAGGCCGCCGGCGTCGCCGAGGTCGTCTTCGAGTACATTCCGGACTTCACCGCCGGCGTGAACGCAGCGATCGACGGCAGCCTCGACGTGCTCACCGCCGTCGACCCCAACCTCGCCCCGCAGCTGGAGCAGACGGGCGAGTTCGTTCTCACGACGGGCCGCACGACAGACAAGGGCACGCTCGCCTTCAACAACAAGAAGGCACCACTCGACGACATCCGCGTTCGCGAGGCACTGCGTCTGGCGATCGACCACGAGGCCCTGGTCGCCGCCGTCGGCGCCGGGCAGACGATGTTCGGCCCGATTCCCGAGTTGGACCCCGGCTACGAAGACCTCTCCGACGTGATCTCCTATGACGTCGAGAAGGCGAAGTCGCTGCTCAAGGAGGCCGGTCACGAAGATCTCGACCTCACCCTGACGATCCCGAGCTTCTACGGCACGACCGTGCCGAAGGTGCTCGTGTCGGACTTCGCGAAGGTCGGCGTGAATCTCGAGGTCAAGTCCGTCGAGTTCGCGACCTGGCTCGAAGACGTCTACACGAACCGCGACTACGACCTCAGCTTCGTGCTGCACGTCGAACCGCGCGACTTCGGCAACTTCGCGAACCCCGACTACTACTTCGGCTACGACAACCCGAAGGTGCAGTCGCTGTACGCCCAGGCGCTGGCCGAGACGGATGCGGATGCGTCCGCCGCCCTTCTCGCCGAGGCTGCCCGTCTCGTCTCCGAGGACCACGCCGCCGATTGGCTGTACAACGGTGCGACGATCACGGCTCTCGTGCCGGGAGTCGCCGGCTTCCCGCAGGACTCCATCAACTCCCGCATCAACCTGCAGGATGTGACGGTCGCCGCGAAGTGATCCGCTACGCGCTCACACGAGGAGCCCTGCTGATCGCAGGGCTCCTCGTGGCGAGCGTGGTCATCTTCCTCTCTCTGCGCGTCTTCCCCGGAGACGTCGCACAGCTGATCGCCGGAAGCGAGGCCACGCCCACGCAGGTTCAGGCGATCCGTGAGGCTCTCGGACTCGAGCGCCCGCTGTTCGCCCAGTACGGCGACTGGATCGGCGGACTCTTCCGCGGCGACCTCGGCGTCTCCATGCTCACCGGCGCCTCGGTGGGCGAAGAACTGCTGCAGAAGGCGCAGGTCACGGTTCCGCTGGGTCTCATGGCGATGATCATCGCCTTCGTGATCGCGGTGCCGCTGGGCATCCTCGCAGCGCTCCTGCGCGGGCGCGCGGGAGGAACGGCGATGAACGTCGGCGCGCAGGCCGTTGCTGCCGTGCCCGTGATCTGGGCAGGAATGATGCTCGTCGTCGTCTTCGCCGTGTGGCTGGGCTGGCTCCCCGCGCAGGGCTTTCCGCGCGCTGGCTGGGCGGAACCCTGGCAGGCCGTCCGCGCGCTCCTCCTGCCGGCTCTCACGATCGGGATCGTCGAGGGCGCGATGCTCATGCGCTTCGTCCGCAGCGCGACGCTGCAGGCAGCGAGCCAGGACTTCGTCCGCACCGCGGCCGCGAAGGGCCTCACCCGCACAGCGGCGCTCGTGCGCCACGGAATCCCCGCTGTCGGCCTCTCGATCATCACGGTCCTGGGGCTCCAGGTCGCCGGCATCGTCGTCGGCTCGGTCGTGATCGAACAGCTCTTCACTCTGCCGGGGATCGGGCGGATGCTGGTGACCGACGTCGGCACGCGCGATCTCGTGAAGGTGCAGAGCGAGCTTCTCGTGCTGACCGGATTCGTTCTCGTGATCGGTTTCCTCGTCGATCTCGTGCACCATGTGATCGACCCCCGACAGCGGGAGGCCGCATGAGCACGCGCCGTCGCCACGCCTGGTGGCACCGTCTGTGGGCCACGAGCACCGGACGCTTCGGGGTCATCGTCGTCGCGGTCATCGCCCTCACGGCGCTGGTGTCGCTGTTCTGGACGCCCTTCGATCCGAAGGAGGCGGATGTCGCGAACCGCTGGCAGACGCCGAACTGGCCGCATCTGCTCGGCACCGACGGCACGGGTCACGACATCCTGAGCCTCGTCATGGCCGGCGCCCAGACGACGGTCTTCGTCGCGATCGGCTCCGGCATCGTGGCGACACTCGTCGGCATCGCCCTCGGCGCCCTCGGCGCACTGACCGCCCGGTGGATGCGCGAGACCGTCGCAGTGCTCGTCGACATCCTCATCGCCTTCCCCGTTCTGATCATCGCGATGATGATCTCCTCCGTATGGGGAGGTTCGCTCTGGGTCGTGATCTGGTCGGTCGGGATCGGGTTCGGGGTGAACATCGCCCGCGTCACGCGTCCCGAGCTGCGCCGCGTGCAGCAGAGCGACTTCGTCGTCGCCGGACGCGCCTCCGGGCTCACGCCCGCGCAGAACCTCGCGCAGCACCTGCTCCCCAACGTCGCGCCAGTCTTCATCGTTCAGCTCTCCTGGTCGATGGCGGTGGCGGTCCTCGCCGAAGCGGGACTGTCGTATCTCGGCTTCGGGGCGTCCATCGTCGAGCCGTCCTGGGGAATCCTGTTGGCTGATCTGCAGCGCTACATCACGCTGCATCCGCTCTCCGTCGTCTGGCCCGGTCTTGCGATCACGCTCACGGTCCTCGCCCTCAACCTGCTGGGCGACGGGCTGCGCGAGGCCACGGATCCGACGCTGCGTCAGAGTTCCCGCGCACGCGCCGCGCGCGCCCACGTGCCGGAGGTCATCGCATGAGCCTCGAAGTGCGCGACCTGGTCATCGAGATCGAGGGTCGCCGTGTCGTCGACGGCGTCTCGTTCTCCGTTCCCGACGGCGCCCGGCTCGGCCTCATCGGAGAATCCGGCTCGGGCAAGTCGCTCACGGCACTCGCGATCCTGGGTCTCCTCCCGGAGGGTGCATCCGCATCCGGCAGCATCCGTTGGAACGACCGTGAACTCATTGGCGTCCCCGACCGCGAGCTCGCGACAATCCGGGGTGACGAGATCGGCATCGTGTTCCAGGAGCCGCGCACCGCTCTCAACCCGATCCGCACCGTGGGGCGGCAGGTCGCGGAGTCGATCCGCATCCACAACCGCATCCCGCGCGCCGAAGCGAAGGCGCGCGCGATCCAGGAGGCCGCACGCGTGCGCCTGCCTGATCCACCGTCGATCATCGACCGCTACCCGCACCAGCTCTCCGGCGGGCAGCGTCAGCGCGTCGCCCTCGCCATCGCACTGGCCGCGCGGCCTCGGCTGCTGATCGCGGACGAACCGACGACGGCACTCGACGTCACGATTCAGGCGGAGATCCTGGAGCTGCTGCTCTCACTCGTCTCCTCCGAGGGACTGTCGCTCGTGTTCATCACGCATGACCTCGCGGTGCTCGCGCAGGTCGCGACCCACGCCGTGGTGCTTGAGCACGGAAGAGTCGTCGAAGAAGGGCCGGTCGAGGTGCTGCTGACCGCCCCCTCCTCCCCCATCACCCAGGGCCTGCTGCGCGATGCGACCGCGACTCTCTGGCGTCCCACCGGCTCCGGGGAGGGCGAATGACGACCGAGCCCCTCATCCAGACACACGGACTGACCCGCACCTTCCGCGTGCCACGACGGTCGATCGGCGAACCGCGTCGCACGATGACCGCGCTCGCGCCCACCGACCTCGCCATCCGCTCGGGAGAGTCACTCGGCATTATCGGAGAATCCGGATCCGGGAAGTCCACACTGGTCCGCCTCCTGCTCGGCCTCGATGCGCCGACCGCCGGAAGCGTCACGGTCGACGGCACGGTCGTCGATACGACGAAGTCCGCGCGTGCGCTGCGCTGGCTGCGCCGCGAGACGGGGCTGGTGTTCCAGGATCCCTACGCATCGCTGGATCCCCGGATGACGGCGGGCCGTAGCATCTCCGAACCGTTGCGTGCGCTGGAGATCCCCGGCGATCACCGTGCCCGCGTCGCAGAGGTGCTCACCCAGGTGGGGCTCGACCCCGACATGGCCGATCGATTCCCGCACGAGTTCTCGGGCGGTCAGCGCCAGCGTGTCGCCCTGGCGCGGGCGATCGCGCATCGCCCGCGCATCCTCGTCGGCGATGAGCCGCTCTCGGCACTCGACGTGACGGTGCGCGCCCAGATCATCGATCTGCTGCGGGAGCTGCGCCGCACGGAGGACCTGACCCTCGTGCTCGTCTCGCACGATATCGGCGTCGTGCAGAACCTCTGCGACAGCGTCGCCGTGATGAAGGACGGCGCGATCGTCGAACACGGCGCGACCGCGGACGTGCTGCGCGCCCCGCAGCATCCGTACACCCGCGCTCTGCTCGCCGCGATCCCGGTCATCCCACAGCGCGCGGAGTAACCGGCCTCAGCGGGAGCGTCGGGGCAGGGACTTCTGGAGGTACACCGTGCCGAGACTGCGGCCGAACTTGTAGCCGACCCCGCCCATGCGCCCGACCTCGACGAAGCCGAACTTGCGATGCAGCGCGAGGGAGCCTTCTGCCCCCGAGTCGCTGACGACCGCGACGATCTCTCGAAGGCCCGCTTCGATGGACGCGTCGATCAGCGCCTGCAGCAGGGCTGTGCCGAGACCCTTGCCCCCTGCGCTCGGGCCCAGATAGATCGAGTTCTCGACCGTGTAGCGGTAGGCCGACTTGGAGGCCCACGGCTGAACGAGCGCGTAGCCGAGCACCTGCCCGGACGGCGAGACCGCCACGAGGAACGGGAGCTTCGCACGCGAGAGGGCGGCGAACTTGTCACGCCAGAACCGGAGGGTCGAGGGCTTCTCATCGAACGTGATCACGGTGTTGGTCACGTAGTGGTCGTAGATCGCCCGCACATGCGGAAGGTCAGCGGCGACGGCGGGGCGAATCGTGTACGCGAACGTGTCGGGAATGCGGGGCGGCACACGACGGCGGCGCGGGAAGAGCCACCCCAGGGGCGCGAGATCGGAGGGCACGGCGTCAGTCCTCCGCACGCAGAAGCGACAGCAGGTCTGTCGCCTCATCGGCGGTCTCGACCCGCCAGTCGATGGGTTCTGCGCCCTGCTCTCGCAGGAGCGCATTCACGCGCGAGAACGGGCGCGAGCCGAAGAAGCCGCGCCGGGCCGACAACGGCGACGGATGCGCTGAGGCGACGATCGCCGTGTCTCCGAGAAGGGGGCGCAAGGACTCGGCGTCCTTTCCCCACAGCACCGCGACGAGCGGCTCGTCCCGCGCGACAAGAGCACGGATCGCGCACGCGGTGACCTCCTCCCACCCCCAGCCGCGATGCGACCCCGCCGCCCCCGGGCGCACGGTGAGAACGCGATTCAGCAACAGCACCCCCTGGTCGCTCCAGGCGGAGAGATCACCGTGCGGGGCGGGCGCGATTCCGAGGTCGTCCTGGAGCTCGCGATAGATGTTGCCGAGACTGCGCGGCAGCGGACGCACGGCGCGGTCGACGGCGAACGAGAGCCCGACCGGATGGCCGGGCGTCGGGTAGGGGTCCTGACCGACGATCAGCACCCGTACCCGGTGAAACGGCTGTTCGAAGGCGCGGAGAACCCGCTGCGCGTCGGGAAGGTAGCCAGCGGGATCCTCCCGGAGGCGCGCACTGATCGTCGTGATCTCCCCCGCAACCGGAGCGAGTGCTTCCGCCCAGTCCGGGTGGATCAGGCTCTCCGCACCTGTGAGCGCGAACCCCTGTGGCATCCGCTCAGGCCTCGGGCTGCACCCGCAGCGGCCCACGGGCCAGCAGGTGCTGTGCAGACTGCGCGACCGGACGCATCGTGATCAGGTCGAGGTTCACATGCCCGGGGCTGCCGAGCGCATAGGCGATGACGTCCGCGACATCATCGGCGACGAGCGGCGCCTCGACGCCGGCATAGACGGATTCAGCGGCCTGCACATCGCCGCCGAGACGCTTGAGCGTGAACTCCTCGGTGTGCACCATGCCGGGCGCGATCTCGACGACGCGAATCGGCTCGCCGTTGAGCTCTTGGCGCAGCACCTTCACGAGCATGGACTCCGCGGCCTTGGCTGCGTTGTAGCCGGAGCCGCCGGGATAGGCCACCTGTGCGGCAGTCGACGTCACGAAGAGCGTGTCGGCGTGGCCATCGGAGGACGCGGCGCGACGCAGCAACGGCAGGAGGGAGGCGACCAGCATCTGCGCGGAGAGCACATTGGCCTCGTACATCCAGCGCCAGTCGTCGAGTCGCCCGTTCTCCACGCGATCGGTGCCGCGGGCCCCTCC
The DNA window shown above is from Microbacterium keratanolyticum and carries:
- a CDS encoding ABC transporter substrate-binding protein encodes the protein MLRRSTGLTLLAGIAAAAVILTACTSAPAPSPTATSTGTPDPDATITVGLVLEPTNLDIRRTSGAALEQILIDNIYEGLVTRTQDNEIEPRLASDYTVSPDGLTYSFTLNEGVTFHSGTALTSADVVASFQAVKDDPTLQGNADFAQVATIAAPDAATVEITLTEPNQNFLFALTGPGGLVFQTGDTTDLKTAENGTGPFTLSRWNKGSTITFARNDTYWGEAAGVAEVVFEYIPDFTAGVNAAIDGSLDVLTAVDPNLAPQLEQTGEFVLTTGRTTDKGTLAFNNKKAPLDDIRVREALRLAIDHEALVAAVGAGQTMFGPIPELDPGYEDLSDVISYDVEKAKSLLKEAGHEDLDLTLTIPSFYGTTVPKVLVSDFAKVGVNLEVKSVEFATWLEDVYTNRDYDLSFVLHVEPRDFGNFANPDYYFGYDNPKVQSLYAQALAETDADASAALLAEAARLVSEDHAADWLYNGATITALVPGVAGFPQDSINSRINLQDVTVAAK
- a CDS encoding Fe-S oxidoreductase; amino-acid sequence: MHADAAEILAQGQRADRRLPAFLLRSPIARLGYLYGTLVGWVWGSLWSTGPVERHHGLWVFRGMPSWTFARGGVCVGGCFLTGDEELDDRVLKHEAVHKQQWLRYGILLPVLYLFAGRNPLRNRFEIEAGLEDGRYLPRPAQRVRSSPKRSGA
- a CDS encoding ABC transporter permease, with translation MIRYALTRGALLIAGLLVASVVIFLSLRVFPGDVAQLIAGSEATPTQVQAIREALGLERPLFAQYGDWIGGLFRGDLGVSMLTGASVGEELLQKAQVTVPLGLMAMIIAFVIAVPLGILAALLRGRAGGTAMNVGAQAVAAVPVIWAGMMLVVVFAVWLGWLPAQGFPRAGWAEPWQAVRALLLPALTIGIVEGAMLMRFVRSATLQAASQDFVRTAAAKGLTRTAALVRHGIPAVGLSIITVLGLQVAGIVVGSVVIEQLFTLPGIGRMLVTDVGTRDLVKVQSELLVLTGFVLVIGFLVDLVHHVIDPRQREAA
- a CDS encoding ABC transporter ATP-binding protein, producing MSLEVRDLVIEIEGRRVVDGVSFSVPDGARLGLIGESGSGKSLTALAILGLLPEGASASGSIRWNDRELIGVPDRELATIRGDEIGIVFQEPRTALNPIRTVGRQVAESIRIHNRIPRAEAKARAIQEAARVRLPDPPSIIDRYPHQLSGGQRQRVALAIALAARPRLLIADEPTTALDVTIQAEILELLLSLVSSEGLSLVFITHDLAVLAQVATHAVVLEHGRVVEEGPVEVLLTAPSSPITQGLLRDATATLWRPTGSGEGE
- a CDS encoding GNAT family N-acetyltransferase translates to MPSDLAPLGWLFPRRRRVPPRIPDTFAYTIRPAVAADLPHVRAIYDHYVTNTVITFDEKPSTLRFWRDKFAALSRAKLPFLVAVSPSGQVLGYALVQPWASKSAYRYTVENSIYLGPSAGGKGLGTALLQALIDASIEAGLREIVAVVSDSGAEGSLALHRKFGFVEVGRMGGVGYKFGRSLGTVYLQKSLPRRSR
- a CDS encoding ATP-binding cassette domain-containing protein, translated to MTTEPLIQTHGLTRTFRVPRRSIGEPRRTMTALAPTDLAIRSGESLGIIGESGSGKSTLVRLLLGLDAPTAGSVTVDGTVVDTTKSARALRWLRRETGLVFQDPYASLDPRMTAGRSISEPLRALEIPGDHRARVAEVLTQVGLDPDMADRFPHEFSGGQRQRVALARAIAHRPRILVGDEPLSALDVTVRAQIIDLLRELRRTEDLTLVLVSHDIGVVQNLCDSVAVMKDGAIVEHGATADVLRAPQHPYTRALLAAIPVIPQRAE
- a CDS encoding ABC transporter permease; the protein is MSTRRRHAWWHRLWATSTGRFGVIVVAVIALTALVSLFWTPFDPKEADVANRWQTPNWPHLLGTDGTGHDILSLVMAGAQTTVFVAIGSGIVATLVGIALGALGALTARWMRETVAVLVDILIAFPVLIIAMMISSVWGGSLWVVIWSVGIGFGVNIARVTRPELRRVQQSDFVVAGRASGLTPAQNLAQHLLPNVAPVFIVQLSWSMAVAVLAEAGLSYLGFGASIVEPSWGILLADLQRYITLHPLSVVWPGLAITLTVLALNLLGDGLREATDPTLRQSSRARAARAHVPEVIA
- a CDS encoding carboxymuconolactone decarboxylase family protein: MTEKRVHLSRTEPAAYAALDAFSKTVNDICKANGIDDRLKELVLIHCSQLNGCAFCVRIHVDRAVAAGVDLDTLTQLPAWRESGVFSERECAALELAEAFTFISEDGIPDDVYNRVGSVFTEKEYAALSWACVSINSFNRIVIAGRYPVPPRAAK
- a CDS encoding tyrosine-protein phosphatase; protein product: MTVLDVPGVANFRDVGGIAVGNSRVRDGVLFRSGQLAGLTDAGSEFLHGSVHHIVDLRDDMEVSSEPSAIRDIPTTRLPLFVGSVASFFTENAGLTEMYRHLVEQAGPKLVDAMRIIGSSPSTLVHCTVGKDRTGVTVALALSAVGADRDAVIDDYALTASLLPEERNRQVLAYMRSRNLDTPNAIELATASPAPVMRALLAAIDTEFGSAIGYLRAQGLSDAELEALGETLIG
- a CDS encoding uracil-DNA glycosylase, coding for MPQGFALTGAESLIHPDWAEALAPVAGEITTISARLREDPAGYLPDAQRVLRAFEQPFHRVRVLIVGQDPYPTPGHPVGLSFAVDRAVRPLPRSLGNIYRELQDDLGIAPAPHGDLSAWSDQGVLLLNRVLTVRPGAAGSHRGWGWEEVTACAIRALVARDEPLVAVLWGKDAESLRPLLGDTAIVASAHPSPLSARRGFFGSRPFSRVNALLREQGAEPIDWRVETADEATDLLSLLRAED
- a CDS encoding SDR family oxidoreductase, producing the protein MVNTQAVTRRAVVTGASSGIGAATVRALRAQGWDVVGVARRADRLQALADETGATTIAADLTDPDAVAALAEELEATGAVHALVHVAGGARGTDRVENGRLDDWRWMYEANVLSAQMLVASLLPLLRRAASSDGHADTLFVTSTAAQVAYPGGSGYNAAKAAESMLVKVLRQELNGEPIRVVEIAPGMVHTEEFTLKRLGGDVQAAESVYAGVEAPLVADDVADVIAYALGSPGHVNLDLITMRPVAQSAQHLLARGPLRVQPEA
- a CDS encoding arginase family protein translates to MTRFLVVPQWQGSPSARAMLLVDGADAIAEDLPKARTRVLDVPLEAGDAQGTTVQRLSSLRRTHDLIVEALADTDEMTILVGGDCSVSVGAITSIPGELDDVALVWFDAHPDLHTPSTSPSGAYAGMALRAALGDPHSPLPARPGLAPDRVVLVGARAVDPAEDTHLSESGITRLSPDELATEGALTRAVAATGASRVYVHVDVDVLDPAHLAGVSMPAPFGAEVAHLVTALRDLRSQTTLVGATVAGFAPRTRDDAVDDLGAILRVIGALA
- a CDS encoding SIP domain-containing protein, with the translated sequence MITSETSRLSARAQRRATRRAKVQYLITADESSLAELQATLATLPLCASGRIFIEVPDATAIAPIDVPSRMTVTWLPRAMRTGAPGTGRACAQGQAVARAANAWASEMLCRDDEASDSQDGVETHVTLLGGFLGTADIVDHLTETLGVDPASIYAPERFGLLRTR
- a CDS encoding alpha/beta fold hydrolase, producing the protein MTEFSFLDAQAQALGVPVPPVERLMLTLDDGRTLSALRFGEGTPQVTLLHGAGLNAHTWDATALALGLPALAIDLPGHGDSSWRDDLDYSAPAIAPDIAAALRTWTTVPQVLVGQSLGGLTAARVAAQHPDLVREVIVVDITPGIDTSHGPAILREFYAGPTDFASRDDLVERALAFGMGGSRANTERGVFLNTRVRADGRVEWKHHLAHLAATTFAAEPAANANAPVLRAEGWDDLAAVRAPLTLVRAAQGFVTETDAEEYQRRLPGSQVVVFDAPHNVQETAPRALADLARTRLSAAVDTSL